The Primulina eburnea isolate SZY01 chromosome 12, ASM2296580v1, whole genome shotgun sequence genome includes the window TTTCCATTTTCATTGACTTCTATGCAAGATGTGGATATGTTCTACCCTTTATCGTATAATCTAAAAAGTCCTTCGAAGTGTGTCTTAGGACATAGAAAATTCTTTTGCTTCTGTTAGGGTAGGGATTTCATTTTCCTGTATAACTTTCTACTGGAACTTTTGTTCTTATCATCCGGTAATGCTATAATTGGTGCTCCATTCAAATATCTTCAATAGCCGGAGAATGCAAAATTACCAACTTTTATTAATGCTTTCAAAAAGATTCAACCTTATGTATATGGTATGCCTCTATTATTGCTGCACAGTTGCAGATTTATATGAATGTGTTTTATGCTTGTCTGAGCTCTTATGTTTCTATGAATCATCTCACCAGATACCCAAATTTATGTTTGACAACCATTAATTGTAGAAGTGGCACCTCAAAATTTAGAAACGTTCTTTCCTCTGTGACTGATCAATTGGGCCATCCTGGAAACTGGTTGAAATCCATGCCTCTTTGTTGATATTTGATAAGATTTCACAGGTATTTATACGGTGTATGGCTTACTGGGATTAACAAAATATTGTTTCATCCTTTCGGATAAATTTGTGGTGTCAGATACATTGAAGAGAATTACTCGAAGATTCGTGATGTTGAACGGGAACTAACAAATCTCAACATGGAAATGAAGCTAACTTCTGGTCCAAAGAAAGCTGGTATAGCATTATGTGGCAATTGAATAGATTCCATTGATTTTGCTTATTATTGATTCCTTTTGTTTCACATTATCAGCACTTGAACACATGCGAAAGAAAATTGAAATGTCAACAGAGAGAGTTCGTGTTGCTAAGCTGAAAGAAGAAGAAGCAAAAAAGGTATGccgctctctctctctctctctctctctctctcacttTTGTGATCATAGTAGTATACACATGAAACATCCTTGTATCTATTTCATGTATTGATTTTTCTTGTTATTTGAAATGTTGGATTTTTGTGCCTGAATCATTTGTTGAGATGGAAAAACTTCGTTTCACTTGAGAGAAAGTTAAAAAAGTTGGAACGCAGTTTAATATTGAAAACTGACTGGTAGAAGAAACACTCCTTTTATCACTAGGTCTGGGAAGCAGCAGCGAAAACTGTGCAGGATGAGGAAGCTGTGAAACAGAAGCTTTGTGAAGATTTGAATAATCTGGTGCATATAAAGACAGAGGCCATTTATTCTTACATTTGTATTTGTATTCTATATTTATTTTTGTGTAAAACAATGATTCTTTCAGGTTCAGGAAAGCAGTAATGCCCAGTTCGCCAGACTAGAGGAATTGAAGCGTAGGCTGGAGGCTCTGAACCCAAACAGATCGTCTACTTATGTTTCCCATGTCAGATTCTTGTTTGCTTCGTGtagaaattttcatgatttgtCTTTGTCTTGCTAAGTATTTatactttttaaatttttatggacCCTGCACGTTATCTAGGAGTACTTTGTGACTTGTGAGAAGGAACACTAATATAGTTCCCCAAAAATCTGACGTCAAGTTTGGACATGACAGCTGATGCAATATAATTAGCCAAACACAAAACCGATTGCAGCAAAAGAAGATCTCATGGAGATGCATGGCATGAAATATCTTTCATACGTTTTTACATTCTATTCATTGATTATTTTCATGATCATGATCAACTTAAATTTATAGCTCGTGTTCATTTTAACTGCTTACATGTTAGAGTAACTGCAACAGAAGTGAACCCATTTACTCAAAAGATCATAGGCAATCCCGACAGCCCAGGAAGGAGGCTTAGTTTACAAGACTTAACAGGAGAAGGATGAATGCCTAAGTAGGGAGCCCATAGTTAGTTACAATGCACATGAAAGGAGGACAAAGGGagaaaattaaatatgaaaggAAGAGGGAGATTAAGTCATTCTGGTAATTTGTTTGGGTTCTGTGACTAGCTTTTACTGGGGTCTGGGCCGGGAAATGAAATCCCTTGTACAGATGCAACTCTGGGAAAGATATTGTTAACATATGCCATTATATTTCAGCTTCTTCGTTTTATCTTCTATTCTCTATTGTCGTTAGTTCGGTAGGAATTTTGTGGTTGCTACATTACAGTTCTTCAGAATTAAATGATGAACTAGATTATATATACTTTGAGTTAATATAGCAGAATATGAGTTGAAAATTGACCATGAAAGTTATTCTTTTACCTTATTGCGAAGTGAGATAAGAACTTAGGCCAAAAATGCACATGGGATTAATTAGAAATTTTAGTGAGCATATAgtgttattttaaaaatatcatatggaTTTTGTTGGACATACAGTGTTATTTAAGAGAGATCGTATGGATATTGTGCATGTTAAATGCACCGACTTATATGTGTCATACATTTTCGATGCACAAacagttttttttttgaagcattgatatgatttttttagTCTCTGATGCCACCAACAATTGCAATTGCATTTTCGAAATTCTTTGTAGAAATTATTAAGCCTTTGTTGTGTTCATTATTGTTAAATGCAATCGCTGGTTTTTCCATTTTTTCAAACTCAGAAAATTACTTTTTCATGATTACCTGCCTCGGAGATGCATCGGCTCTATAGTTTTTCAGGACTATAATCTTAGAAAATCTTATGATTTTAGTTTGAATATTAATATGTAGGATGTGGATCAAACACCAGCTCAGATTAATACAACTCAAGTTGGTTCTGCAGCTCCAAGCACTTCAGAGCCAATCATTGGATCGGCGGGTAGTACATATGCTGCGAACTCCCATGTAAATGGCCAAAACCAACAACCTCCTAGTGATGTTGAGGGAAGAGGGAAGAAGAAAGGTAATGTTCAAGGAAGGGTAAGAGGAATTGGAGCTCTACCTAAAGGTAGAGGTCCTGCTGCGTCTGGTTGGACCGGGGCTGGTTTTGATGTAGATGGTCGGGGTTGAGAGCAACATTTGGTGAATATATTTCTCTTACTAGATGCGTTTATCTGGAGATACAGTGCCGTTCAATCAGTTgtctttatatttttattatttaattggaTTGGTTCTAAAATCGTCATCCCAACTTAACATGTCATTAAAgtttaagattttatttttttagaataaAGTTTACGAAATTATTACAGTTTACACTGAGAAGAGCACTTACGTTGAATCATAAACTCAATATTATCTATACAGAGTTTCATGTCAGCGTTCTTTTAGGGCGAAATTGTTATCTTTTGTTGTCTCTTCACAGTCCAGTGAGATAAAGTAGTTAATCTCATGAGATTCTAACATGCATTGAAGTTTATGGTTTTCTTCTTTCTGTAATATGGTTGGACATTTAGAATTATGGATTCAAACTGCGAAGAAACGGGAAATTTCGATCCCACTCCCCATGTAGTTGGAACCATTGGATGTGGTGGATCTCAAATAAGGTCAACCGCATCCTACGGTTAATCTTATACTGAGTGTTTTATCTAATTGTAGGATAATTTGCCTGAAGATACAACGTTAGGGAAAATTAGCATTTGGCAAAGGCTGTTTTTTTGATACCTTTTTGTGCTCGTAAAATTTTTCATCGCTCTTCATCATACCCTTATCTATTACTTCTTCCATCTTCTCGTCTGGTACATCAGCCACCTTAGGATCCACAGCCCCAACTTCTTTTCCACTTTGCAGAGGAATGGCCTTACACTATTTCTTTGGGATTTACCTTTGTATTACTAGGAAATTTACCTCTATTTTGGTCCTTCCATGCACTTGCAAAATGTTCTATTTGTACTTCTAGATACTTCATTGTGCTTAAACAACAGTCATACCGaaagtatatataaaaaaattcattctGTTTTAATTCCAAGGCCAGTTATTACCAATACTAAACAAATCTCTCGAGACAGTCAAAGAGACCAGGAAAGATATATACAAAACAAATCCTTAAACACAATAAACACCAACTGCAACATGTGTCTGGAAATTCAAGACATCAATGAATACCAATAAACTTCAACTGCAACATGTGCTACTTCTTCATCCTCTATATTTGCAACAATGTCTGAGGTCCTGTGATTTCTAAAGTCTGTCATCTTTTCAACAAGTCGAGGTTCAGCATCCAGTCCTCTAGTTATCTGTAAGGTTAGGCAACAGTTTAAATTCTCAACTATGAGTCGAGTTGTTTCACCGAACTTTATTTGGACTATTCCAAACAGAAGTTAAATTCTTTATTTTGGTACGGTATCGATATATATCgtttatacaatatatatatatatatatatatatatatatatatatatattatatatattatttcggtatttcggtatataccgaaaatTTCAAATTACATACCGTTAccataccgaaaatttcggtatcgataccataccgtaccgaaaatttcggtatatCAAAAATTTCAATAAATTCGGTATTTTCCGGTACGATAACTTCGTTATGccgaaaattcggtattttTTTTCCACTTCGTATCAACAAACGGATCGCGTGTCGAGAAACACCGATCTATGactatattaaatattaaaaaaacataaaaccaattttattaaattaaaggTTCTTACAAccctttattttgaaaaatcaggCATATTATTTTGcacctaatttttttaaaacttggttgaaaagattattaaatttttttagcaTGAAATATCATTAATTTCATCTAGAATAGGGACCATCTTCGCTAGTCAATTTTTGAGCAAATTATCATTAACCTCACCTTTGCATGAGTTCCTCTTCGGCTCTCACCATCCTCATACCGATGATCAGATAGTGACCATTCCGCCGTTGGCATGACTCCCTTTCAAATCGTTTATGGTCGGACCGGAAATCACCTACAATTAATTCCCATGTACGCCCAAGGCAGTAATTAAATAGTTTTTAAAATTAACTATCATAAAatcttataaaatatatatttttgaagtttttaaTTTTAGAGTGTGAGTCTTATGTGagcccgtctcacagatcttaatttgtgagacgggtcaaccatgctcatattcacactaaaaagtaatactcttagcataaaaagtaatatttttttcatggataacccaaataagagattcgtctcacaaatacgacccgtgagaccttCGCACACGAATTTTTTGCCTTAATTTTAATACAATCTCTACACTTATCAAATCAAACATTTTTTTActtaatgttaaaaaaaatattgttcatAGAAACCTAATTTGTACATACACGTGTATACAGATAGAATTACTAGTAGTTATAAGTTTTGTCCCAAAGAATCTCCAGATAAAAATGATCAAATACTAGTGTTCCGTGACACGTGATGCATGTCATATTAATTTTTGTTTGTTTGATagtttttgtgtaaaaaaatatatattaatgttTTTTCAAATAGGATACTTAGGGCACCACAATATAACACCCAGCAACTCATCAAAAAACGTGGGGTCTACTGCCTACATAATCATTATAACAACATATCTCTTTTACCCACGTT containing:
- the LOC140806574 gene encoding uncharacterized protein, which translates into the protein MATNKNNNAGSLLLPEIGPDGLARESPVIAYTEKVIEEEQLQLRKYIEENYSKIRDVERELTNLNMEMKLTSGPKKAALEHMRKKIEMSTERVRVAKLKEEEAKKVWEAAAKTVQDEEAVKQKLCEDLNNLVQESSNAQFARLEELKRRLEALNPNRSSTYVSHDVDQTPAQINTTQVGSAAPSTSEPIIGSAGSTYAANSHVNGQNQQPPSDVEGRGKKKGNVQGRVRGIGALPKGRGPAASGWTGAGFDVDGRG